A genomic segment from Mustela lutreola isolate mMusLut2 chromosome 15, mMusLut2.pri, whole genome shotgun sequence encodes:
- the CCDC42 gene encoding coiled-coil domain-containing protein 42 isoform X1, producing the protein MSLGIMEEEDLAEYFRLQYGERLLQLLQKFPNIENQSESPSIRLLEKKKEAKIMHRAMEQKKEIFQRRMETLNLRWEELGVKEAQLKAHIQKFEQFIQENDQKRIRALKKANKERELKRQRLRELAMAKQEMAALRLEHQRLSGRLQDYSIFNKYLEKVVESSEFEEIHEVISRYKTLVSMHQDLMQSAQEGQEKIERAKARLAHYMEEKDDEILQHNNELARLQMRFDRARSDVIIWESRWAHIQNTAAKKTLLLGTIKMATLNLFQIVSKQLKETTTVSLEDTHKQLDMVRGSASALPSWVYSAETVVGWSKARMNPPRAVVLKFSRI; encoded by the exons ATGAGTCTGGGCATCATGGAGGAGGAAGACCTGGCTGAGTACTTTCGGCTGCAGTATGGGGAGAGGCTGCTACAACTGTTGCA GAAGTTCCCGAACATTGAGAACCAGTCGGAGTCTCCCTCCATCCGGCTcctggagaagaagaaggaagccaAGATCATGCACCGCGCTATGGAGCAGAAGAAGGAG ATATTTCAGCGCCGAATGGAAACCCTGAACCTGCGCTGGGAGGAGCTGGGTGTCAAGGAGGCCCAGCTGAAGGCCCACATCCAGAAGTTCGAGCAGTTCATCCAG gagAACGACCAGAAACGGATCCGGGCCCTGAAGAAGGCCAACAAGGAGCGGGAACTGAAGAGGCAGCGCCTGCGCGAGCTGGCCATGGCCAAGCAGGAGATGGCGGCCTTGCGGCTGGAGCACCAGAGGCTGAGCGGGAGGCTGCAGGACTACTCCATCTTCAACAAGTACCTGGAGAAGGTGGTGGAGAGCTCGGAG TTCGAGGAGATCCATGAGGTGATTTCACGCTACAAGACGCTGGTAAGCATGCACCAGGACCTGATGCAGTCGGCGCAGGAGGGCCAGGAGAAGATCGAGCGCGCCAAGGCGCGGCTGGCGCACTACATGGAGGAGAAGGACGATGAGATCCTGCAGCACAACAACGAGCTGGCGCGGCTGCAGATGCGCTTTGACCGCGCTCGCAGCGATGTCATTATCTGG GAATCTCGCTGGGCTCACATCCAGAACACCGCCGCCAAGAAGACCCTCTTGCTTGGTACCATTAAGATGGCGACGCTGAACCTCTTCCAGATCGTGAGCAAGCAGCTGAAGGAGACCACCACCGTGTCCCTGGAGGACACGCACAAACAGCTGGACATGGTAAGAGGGAGTGCAAGTGCCCTGCCCAGCTGGGTCTATTCAGCGGAGACGGTCGTCGGTTGGTCCAAGGCGAGAATGAACCCCCCCAGGGCGGTGGTTCTCAAGTTCAGCAGGATCTGA
- the CCDC42 gene encoding coiled-coil domain-containing protein 42 isoform X2, translated as MSLGIMEEEDLAEYFRLQYGERLLQLLQKFPNIENQSESPSIRLLEKKKEAKIMHRAMEQKKEIFQRRMETLNLRWEELGVKEAQLKAHIQKFEQFIQENDQKRIRALKKANKERELKRQRLRELAMAKQEMAALRLEHQRLSGRLQDYSIFNKYLEKVVESSEFEEIHEVISRYKTLVSMHQDLMQSAQEGQEKIERAKARLAHYMEEKDDEILQHNNELARLQMRFDRARSDVIIWESRWAHIQNTAAKKTLLLGTIKMATLNLFQIVSKQLKETTTVSLEDTHKQLDMIQQFIQDLSDIWAEVRKKEQQQVRV; from the exons ATGAGTCTGGGCATCATGGAGGAGGAAGACCTGGCTGAGTACTTTCGGCTGCAGTATGGGGAGAGGCTGCTACAACTGTTGCA GAAGTTCCCGAACATTGAGAACCAGTCGGAGTCTCCCTCCATCCGGCTcctggagaagaagaaggaagccaAGATCATGCACCGCGCTATGGAGCAGAAGAAGGAG ATATTTCAGCGCCGAATGGAAACCCTGAACCTGCGCTGGGAGGAGCTGGGTGTCAAGGAGGCCCAGCTGAAGGCCCACATCCAGAAGTTCGAGCAGTTCATCCAG gagAACGACCAGAAACGGATCCGGGCCCTGAAGAAGGCCAACAAGGAGCGGGAACTGAAGAGGCAGCGCCTGCGCGAGCTGGCCATGGCCAAGCAGGAGATGGCGGCCTTGCGGCTGGAGCACCAGAGGCTGAGCGGGAGGCTGCAGGACTACTCCATCTTCAACAAGTACCTGGAGAAGGTGGTGGAGAGCTCGGAG TTCGAGGAGATCCATGAGGTGATTTCACGCTACAAGACGCTGGTAAGCATGCACCAGGACCTGATGCAGTCGGCGCAGGAGGGCCAGGAGAAGATCGAGCGCGCCAAGGCGCGGCTGGCGCACTACATGGAGGAGAAGGACGATGAGATCCTGCAGCACAACAACGAGCTGGCGCGGCTGCAGATGCGCTTTGACCGCGCTCGCAGCGATGTCATTATCTGG GAATCTCGCTGGGCTCACATCCAGAACACCGCCGCCAAGAAGACCCTCTTGCTTGGTACCATTAAGATGGCGACGCTGAACCTCTTCCAGATCGTGAGCAAGCAGCTGAAGGAGACCACCACCGTGTCCCTGGAGGACACGCACAAACAGCTGGACATG